In the Salinirubrum litoreum genome, one interval contains:
- a CDS encoding SDR family NAD(P)-dependent oxidoreductase codes for MDGKTVVVTGASRGIGRAVAREFADAGAHVVLCAREQSAVNEVADEITGSGGKAGGFRADVRDEYDVERLMEQAARIHGPIDVLVANAAINHGAPGEMPLHEESYSRFDDTMRTNVRGVFTTVTEAVPHLAEDARILVPSGSIAREAKPGMGSYAVSKAGAEALVRGFAVDLDATVLTVDPGYVATDLSGGQGRDPADVAPMFRWAATDADPEEFDGEVVDLKAWKRATR; via the coding sequence ATGGACGGGAAAACGGTCGTGGTCACGGGAGCCAGTCGAGGCATCGGACGCGCAGTGGCACGCGAGTTCGCAGACGCAGGAGCACACGTCGTCCTGTGTGCCCGCGAGCAGTCGGCCGTCAACGAGGTCGCCGACGAGATCACAGGGTCCGGCGGGAAGGCCGGCGGCTTCCGGGCCGACGTGCGCGACGAGTACGACGTGGAGCGACTGATGGAACAGGCCGCGCGCATCCACGGACCCATCGACGTGCTGGTGGCCAACGCCGCCATCAACCACGGCGCGCCCGGCGAGATGCCCCTGCATGAGGAGTCGTACTCCCGGTTCGACGACACCATGCGCACCAACGTCCGGGGTGTCTTCACGACGGTCACCGAAGCGGTCCCGCACCTCGCCGAGGACGCTCGTATCCTCGTGCCCTCCGGCTCCATCGCCCGCGAGGCGAAGCCCGGCATGGGGAGCTACGCGGTCTCGAAGGCCGGCGCGGAGGCACTGGTTCGGGGCTTCGCGGTCGATCTGGACGCGACCGTCCTGACGGTCGATCCGGGCTACGTCGCCACCGACCTCTCCGGCGGGCAGGGGCGCGACCCGGCCGACGTGGCACCGATGTTCCGGTGGGCCGCGACCGACGCCGATCCGGAGGAGTTCGACGGCGAGGTCGTCGATCTGAAGGCGTGGAAACGCGCGACCCGGTAG
- a CDS encoding DUF6517 family protein: MQFSRSRVSLAVALLVVLAGCTGTLAEFSSEPAVVPESALSGGYVHGNTTDVTVPLGFALGPVSRDVRLTGWVSGYSKTTDDDIALLAVVSTPDAEFEGQSLSPVVHLSDPELVSWTLDRLAETSVQGGIAPDVTGLRVLDTETRTVLGTPTEVVTYTGTAEVEGESVAVVLHLAVVSHEGDVIVALAAHDPDLDEREALLALMERIEHEGKE; encoded by the coding sequence ATGCAGTTCTCACGCTCACGCGTCAGCCTCGCGGTCGCGCTTCTCGTCGTTCTCGCGGGCTGTACCGGGACGCTCGCGGAGTTCAGTTCCGAACCGGCTGTCGTCCCCGAGTCGGCGCTGTCGGGCGGCTACGTCCACGGGAACACGACCGACGTGACCGTCCCGCTCGGCTTCGCGCTCGGTCCAGTCTCGCGCGACGTGCGCCTGACGGGGTGGGTCTCCGGTTACTCCAAGACCACCGACGACGACATCGCGCTGCTCGCGGTCGTCAGCACGCCGGACGCCGAGTTCGAGGGCCAGTCGCTCAGTCCGGTCGTCCACCTCTCCGACCCGGAACTCGTCTCGTGGACGCTCGACAGACTCGCCGAGACATCGGTGCAGGGTGGGATCGCACCCGACGTGACGGGGCTTCGAGTCCTCGACACCGAGACGCGAACCGTCCTCGGGACGCCCACCGAGGTCGTGACCTACACCGGCACCGCCGAGGTGGAGGGCGAGTCGGTCGCCGTGGTGCTCCACCTCGCGGTCGTCAGCCACGAAGGGGACGTGATCGTCGCTCTCGCGGCGCACGACCCCGATCTGGACGAACGGGAGGCCCTGCTGGCGCTGATGGAGCGAATCGAACACGAGGGGAAGGAGTGA